In Pyxidicoccus trucidator, a genomic segment contains:
- a CDS encoding sigma-54-dependent transcriptional regulator, producing MTSPTVLVVDDDRANLESVTRIFQREGMATLAAANGTEALELLRRPEVAAMVTDLMMPNMDGQELLRAARAIRPDVEVVLMTAYGTVETAVAAMKDGAYDFITKPLKRHALVKAIQKALEKRALVAENQSLKAKLAEMNAAGGRGMVGQSPAFRAMLDTIRQAAPSTATVLLLGESGTGKELAARSVHEYSNRAKGPFVAVNCGALPENILEAELFGVERGAFTGAVARREGRFERAHGGTLFLDEVGEMPLSAQVKLLRALAEGEIERLGGTQTVKVDVRLVAATNKDLQKEVAEGRFREDLYYRLNVVEIRVPALASRREDIPLLADAFLRRFAAKNAKVLRGFSQDALGVLENYAWPGNVRELEHAVERAVVLARGEVLEASDLPESVRKGPLGSAGQLVIPIGTPMEEIERRVIHETLRHTRGDKTLAARLLGIAARTIYRKLEREQSTGEAPAGAAPTPAGETDD from the coding sequence ATGACATCCCCCACGGTCCTGGTCGTCGACGACGACCGCGCCAACCTCGAGTCCGTCACCCGCATCTTCCAGCGTGAAGGCATGGCCACCCTGGCCGCCGCCAATGGCACGGAGGCGCTGGAGCTGCTGCGCCGCCCGGAGGTGGCCGCCATGGTGACGGATTTGATGATGCCCAACATGGACGGGCAGGAGCTGCTGCGCGCCGCGCGCGCCATCCGCCCGGACGTGGAGGTCGTGCTGATGACGGCCTACGGCACGGTGGAGACGGCCGTGGCCGCGATGAAGGACGGCGCCTACGACTTCATCACCAAGCCCCTCAAGCGCCACGCGCTGGTGAAGGCGATTCAGAAGGCGCTGGAGAAGCGGGCGCTGGTGGCGGAGAACCAGTCCCTCAAGGCGAAGCTGGCGGAGATGAACGCGGCCGGCGGGCGCGGCATGGTGGGCCAGTCCCCCGCCTTCCGCGCCATGCTGGACACCATCCGCCAGGCGGCGCCCTCCACCGCCACGGTGCTGCTGCTGGGCGAGTCCGGCACCGGCAAGGAGCTGGCCGCGCGCTCGGTGCACGAGTACTCCAACCGCGCCAAGGGGCCCTTCGTCGCCGTCAACTGCGGCGCCCTGCCGGAGAACATCCTGGAGGCGGAGCTCTTCGGCGTGGAGCGCGGCGCCTTCACCGGCGCGGTGGCCCGCCGCGAGGGCCGCTTCGAGCGCGCCCATGGCGGCACCCTCTTCCTCGACGAAGTCGGTGAGATGCCGCTGTCCGCCCAGGTGAAGCTGCTGCGCGCGCTGGCCGAGGGGGAAATCGAGCGGCTGGGCGGCACGCAGACGGTGAAGGTGGACGTGCGGCTGGTGGCCGCCACCAACAAGGACCTCCAGAAGGAGGTGGCCGAGGGCCGCTTCCGCGAGGACCTCTACTACCGCCTCAACGTGGTGGAGATTCGCGTCCCCGCGCTGGCCTCGCGCCGCGAGGACATCCCCCTGCTGGCGGACGCCTTCCTGCGCCGCTTCGCCGCCAAGAATGCCAAGGTGCTGCGCGGCTTCTCCCAGGACGCCCTGGGCGTGCTGGAGAACTACGCCTGGCCGGGCAACGTGCGCGAATTGGAGCACGCCGTGGAGCGCGCGGTGGTGCTGGCGCGGGGCGAGGTGCTCGAGGCCAGCGACTTGCCCGAGTCCGTCCGCAAGGGCCCCCTGGGCTCGGCCGGCCAGCTCGTCATCCCCATCGGCACGCCCATGGAGGAAATCGAGCGCCGGGTGATCCACGAGACGCTGCGCCACACCCGGGGCGACAAGACGCTGGCGGCACGCCTGCTGGGCATCGCCGCGCGCACCATCTACCGCAAGCTGGAGCGCGAGCAGTCCACGGGCGAGGCGCCCGCGGGGGCCGCACCCACCCCGGCCGGCGAGACCGACGACTGA
- a CDS encoding TldD/PmbA family protein — MDYQQLAKKIVQRAKKKGAQQAEAFLEVGRQSSVRVHEGQIEDLTQSTSKGVGVRVLVKGRMGFAYTSDFEPAALDHIIDQAVKLAGAAAPNKLNGLPAGRDLGRFGETGLLFDTKVAELPGDWKIKAALEVEKAGRAEDSRVVAFNAVGAGDFVSEVYVASTEGLSGAYSGTYVFLYSMPVASDGAGLQTGYWVDYKRFLDDLDSPESVGREAARRAVRMLGAKRVKTQQVPVVLDPLVASNFVSDLAAAANGNAVYQQASVLAPLKGKRLAGPHVTLVDDGLLPRGLATAPFDGEGVPTRRTPILDKGVLTGFLYDAFTARKAKARTTGNASRSYNGLPAIGTTNLYLEAGTKSPQELLREVDSGLYVTALLGHGTDPVTGELSAGANGLWIEKGELTYPVQEVTVAGNLLQMLQDLDGIGNDLQFRGGSVGAPTVRFRQLTVSGE; from the coding sequence ATGGACTACCAGCAGCTCGCGAAGAAGATTGTCCAGCGCGCGAAGAAGAAGGGCGCCCAGCAGGCCGAGGCCTTCCTGGAGGTGGGCCGCCAGAGCAGCGTGCGCGTGCACGAGGGACAGATTGAGGACCTCACCCAGTCCACCAGCAAGGGCGTGGGCGTGCGTGTCCTCGTGAAGGGGCGCATGGGCTTCGCCTATACGTCCGACTTCGAGCCCGCCGCCCTGGACCACATCATCGACCAGGCGGTGAAGCTGGCCGGGGCCGCCGCGCCCAACAAGCTCAACGGCCTGCCCGCCGGCAGGGACCTGGGCCGCTTCGGGGAGACGGGCCTCCTCTTCGACACGAAGGTGGCGGAGCTGCCCGGCGACTGGAAGATCAAGGCCGCGCTCGAGGTGGAGAAGGCGGGCCGCGCCGAGGACTCGCGCGTCGTCGCCTTCAACGCGGTGGGCGCCGGGGACTTCGTCTCCGAGGTGTACGTGGCCTCCACGGAAGGGCTGTCCGGCGCCTACTCCGGCACGTACGTGTTCCTCTACTCCATGCCGGTGGCCTCGGATGGCGCGGGCCTGCAGACGGGCTACTGGGTGGACTACAAGCGCTTCCTGGACGACCTGGACTCGCCCGAGTCCGTGGGCCGCGAGGCGGCGCGCCGCGCGGTGCGCATGCTGGGCGCGAAGCGGGTGAAGACGCAGCAGGTGCCGGTGGTGTTGGACCCGCTGGTGGCCTCCAACTTCGTCTCGGACCTGGCCGCCGCGGCCAACGGCAACGCCGTGTACCAGCAGGCCAGCGTGCTGGCGCCCCTCAAGGGCAAGCGGCTGGCGGGCCCGCACGTCACGCTGGTCGATGACGGCCTCCTGCCGCGCGGCCTGGCCACCGCGCCCTTCGACGGCGAGGGCGTGCCCACGCGGCGCACTCCCATCCTCGACAAGGGCGTGCTGACGGGCTTCCTCTACGACGCCTTCACCGCGCGCAAGGCGAAGGCGCGCACCACCGGCAACGCGTCCCGCAGCTACAACGGCCTGCCCGCCATCGGCACCACCAACCTCTACCTGGAGGCGGGCACGAAGTCGCCCCAGGAGCTGCTGCGCGAGGTGGACAGCGGCCTGTACGTGACGGCCCTGCTCGGCCACGGCACGGACCCGGTGACGGGCGAGCTGTCCGCCGGCGCCAACGGCCTGTGGATTGAGAAGGGCGAGCTGACGTACCCCGTGCAGGAGGTGACGGTGGCGGGCAACCTCCTCCAGATGCTCCAGGACCTGGATGGCATCGGAAACGATTTGCAGTTCCGCGGAGGCTCGGTGGGCGCGCCCACTGTCCGCTTCCGGCAGCTCACCGTCTCGGGAGAGTAG
- a CDS encoding ParB/RepB/Spo0J family partition protein: protein MAAAKSARKSATAKKPTTARKPRRKKAEPKSKGLSPAEVASDSVEYPIELLDAVHTDGGEVLGVYREPLGGHPVIFAVLPIDKVQPTPYQRDLSEPHVKRLANAMERLDRFLDPVIAVRKDGLYWTPNGNHRLHASKLLGAKSIMALVLPDEDVAYQILALNTEKAHNLKERSLEVIRMYRGLVGADRKGPEKAFAHLFEEPSFVTLGAAYEKRPRYSAGAYHPFVKVLEDFQELPLKEALALREARADRLLELDDVVVGVVDSLKERGLQSPYLKNFVVARINFLRFRKDGGKPDFDATLDRLLASARKFNVEKVKREDIGRMGGGPVEPDEEHA, encoded by the coding sequence ATGGCAGCAGCGAAGTCCGCACGGAAGTCCGCCACCGCGAAGAAGCCGACGACGGCCCGCAAGCCGCGCCGCAAGAAGGCGGAACCGAAGTCGAAGGGCCTGTCCCCGGCGGAGGTGGCCAGCGACTCCGTGGAGTACCCCATCGAGTTGCTGGATGCGGTGCACACCGACGGCGGTGAGGTTCTCGGCGTCTACCGCGAGCCGCTGGGCGGCCACCCCGTCATCTTCGCCGTGCTCCCCATCGACAAGGTGCAGCCCACCCCGTACCAGCGGGACCTGTCCGAGCCCCACGTGAAGCGGCTGGCCAACGCCATGGAGCGGTTGGACCGCTTCCTGGACCCCGTCATCGCCGTGCGCAAGGACGGCCTGTACTGGACGCCCAACGGCAACCACCGGCTCCACGCCAGCAAGCTGCTGGGGGCCAAGTCCATCATGGCCCTGGTGCTGCCGGACGAGGACGTGGCCTATCAAATCCTCGCCCTCAACACGGAGAAGGCCCACAACCTGAAGGAGCGCTCGCTGGAGGTCATCCGCATGTACCGCGGCCTCGTGGGCGCGGACCGCAAGGGCCCGGAGAAGGCCTTCGCCCACCTCTTCGAGGAGCCCTCCTTCGTCACCCTCGGCGCCGCGTACGAGAAGCGGCCCCGCTACTCCGCGGGCGCCTACCACCCCTTCGTCAAGGTGCTGGAGGACTTCCAGGAGCTGCCCCTGAAGGAGGCCCTCGCCCTGCGCGAGGCCCGCGCGGACCGGCTGCTGGAGCTGGACGACGTCGTGGTGGGCGTCGTCGACAGCCTCAAGGAGCGTGGCCTCCAGAGCCCCTACCTCAAGAACTTCGTCGTCGCCCGCATCAACTTCCTCCGCTTCCGCAAGGACGGCGGCAAGCCGGACTTCGATGCCACCCTGGACCGGCTGCTGGCCAGCGCCCGCAAGTTCAACGTGGAGAAGGTGAAGCGCGAGGACATCGGCCGGATGGGCGGAGGCCCGGTGGAGCCGGACGAGGAGCACGCTTAG